ATGCCGGGAAAGAGCGGGCTCGAATTGCTGGAAGAGATCAAGCAGATCAATCCCGACGTGATGGTCATCATGATCTCGGCCGTCAAGGATATCGAATCGGCCATCACCGCAATGGAAAAGGGCGCCTATGATTACGTATCCAAGCCCTTCAAGCTCAATGAAGTCTCCTTCGCGGCCAGCAAGGCCCAGGAAAAAAGGCGCCTGGTGCTGGAAAACAAGGAATACCAGAAACATTTGGAAAAAATGGTCGAGGAGCGGACCAGCGATCTGAAGAGTGCCTTGCAGGAACTGGATAAAACCTACAACTTCACCCTGCGGGCCATGGCCACCGTCCTGGATACCCGCGATACCGAAACGCAGGGCCATTCCCTGCGCGTGGTCAGCTTCACCCTGAAGCTGGCCGAGTTTATGCAGATCACCGACAAGAATACCCTCAAGGTGTACGAATACGGCGCCCTGCTGCACGACATCGGCAAGATCGGCATCCCCGATGCCATCCTGCGCAAGCCGGAGGAGCTGACCGTCGACGAATGGCTGATCATGAAGAAACACCCGGCCATCGGTTACAACCTGCTGCGGCGCATCAAATTCCTGGAAACGTCGGCCCAGATCGTCCTGCATCACCATGAAGCGTTCGACGGCAGCGGCTACCCCAGCGGACTGAGCGGCGACAAGATCCCCCTGGGAGCGCGGATATTCAATGTCGCCGACGCGATCGACGCCATCACCTCGGACCGCCCCTACCAGAAAGCCCAGCCCCTCAAGGTCGCCGTCAACGAGCTGCGCCGGCATTCGGGCCGGCAATTCGATCCGCAGATCATCGCCATTTTTGAAGAAGCCGGCGTTGATTTCTGGGAACAGGAAAAACTGAGGATCGAAGAGCGCATCCGCAGGGAGCCGGACTCCTTTTAGCCGCTTGTTTGCCCGGCCAACAGCCGTTGGAAAACCAGGGCGTCTTCCACCGGGCTCGAATAATAATCGCGGCGCCGGCCGACGCAGCGGAAAGCGTATTTTTCATACAAGCGGATGGCGGCGGCGTTGCTGGCCCGCACTTCCAACAGGGCCTGCCGGCAATGCCAGGAACGGGCTTTGCGGATAAAAAAATCGAGCAAACATGTGCCGATACCGCGCCGCTGGCAGGCGCCGGCGACCGCAATCTTGTGAAGCTCCAGATCATCGCCCAGCCGCCAGAAGATCAGGAACCCATTCGCGAGGGAATTTTCCCGGCTCTCGGCCAGGTAGAAACTCGCCACCCGGTTGTCCAGTTCGGCGGCGAAATGCTCGGCCGACCAGGGATGGGAGAATTGCTCGCGTTCAATGGCCAGCACGGCCGATAGGTCGGCGGCCGCGGCCTTCCTAATCCGCAGAGCCGGCGACATGGCCGAGTTTGGTTTCGGCATCAGGCTGGCGCAGGTAAAAAGGAAGCAGCGCCTGCGCATCGCCGCTGGTTTCATGAAGGCGGAACCGCTGCAGCGCGATCTTGCCGATCTCGTTGGCCAGAAAATTGGAGCGGTACGGCCAACGGCACTCGCTGAAACTGCTTTTCAGAAAATCCTTGTGCCGCTCGGCGCCGCTGCCGGTAAAAATCTTGTCGGGCCAATCCGCCAGCAGCGGGACGATAGCGGCAATCTTGAGCAGACAGGGCGGGATCCGTTCGATCACTTCGCCGCCGGCGAGGCTGTAGCCGCCCAGATAGACCTCCCCCTTTTGGGCGTCGATGAGGGAGATGACATTCTGCCGGGTATCGGCGAATTTATAGGCCAGCGCCGCCAGGGAGACGAC
This sequence is a window from Candidatus Aminicenantes bacterium. Protein-coding genes within it:
- a CDS encoding HD domain-containing protein, which translates into the protein MPGKSGLELLEEIKQINPDVMVIMISAVKDIESAITAMEKGAYDYVSKPFKLNEVSFAASKAQEKRRLVLENKEYQKHLEKMVEERTSDLKSALQELDKTYNFTLRAMATVLDTRDTETQGHSLRVVSFTLKLAEFMQITDKNTLKVYEYGALLHDIGKIGIPDAILRKPEELTVDEWLIMKKHPAIGYNLLRRIKFLETSAQIVLHHHEAFDGSGYPSGLSGDKIPLGARIFNVADAIDAITSDRPYQKAQPLKVAVNELRRHSGRQFDPQIIAIFEEAGVDFWEQEKLRIEERIRREPDSF
- the rimI gene encoding ribosomal protein S18-alanine N-acetyltransferase, which encodes MSPALRIRKAAAADLSAVLAIEREQFSHPWSAEHFAAELDNRVASFYLAESRENSLANGFLIFWRLGDDLELHKIAVAGACQRRGIGTCLLDFFIRKARSWHCRQALLEVRASNAAAIRLYEKYAFRCVGRRRDYYSSPVEDALVFQRLLAGQTSG
- the tsaB gene encoding tRNA (adenosine(37)-N6)-threonylcarbamoyltransferase complex dimerization subunit type 1 TsaB; translation: MILLSLDTSSRDASIAVLKDEEVLLEYNFSSVGNLSIMLVPSLEFILKTLGLSVAHIDGFAVCIGPGLFTGIRVGMATVKGLAFAAGKPVVGVVSLAALAYKFADTRQNVISLIDAQKGEVYLGGYSLAGGEVIERIPPCLLKIAAIVPLLADWPDKIFTGSGAERHKDFLKSSFSECRWPYRSNFLANEIGKIALQRFRLHETSGDAQALLPFYLRQPDAETKLGHVAGSAD